The genome window ATGACCACAGATCAACACGCCGGCAACGTGGACGCCGTTGACTACGAAAGTGATTGGCAGCGCTGGCACAAGGAGCGCGATGCGGCGCTGGCCAGCCCGCACGGCTTCCTCGCGGTGACAGCGCTGCACTTCCTCAACGCCGAGCCGACCCGGTTCCCCGTGGTCCCGGGAGTATGGGTCAGCGACGCCCGTGGACTACGTGTCGAGATCGCCCCGGACGAGACGCTGGAGCTGGACGGGCAACCGCTGGTCGGCGAACACGACTTCGGCATCATCGCCGAACGTGACGGGGTGACCGTCAGCAGCGGGGACCTCGAGATCGAGGTCGCCAAGCGCGGCGGTTTCGACATTCTGCGGCCACGCGACCCGGCGAATCCGCGGCGTACCTCGTTCCGGCGCACGCCGGCCTATCCGGCGGACCCGGCGTGGGTGCTGGACGGCTTCTTCTCCCCGTTCGTCGAGCCGCGCCCGACCACGGTCGGGGCCGCCGTCGAGGGCCTGGAGCACGTGTATGACGCGGTCGGCGAGGTCACCTTCGTCCACCGCGGCAGGGATCTGCGGCTGGTGGCTTTTCCCGGGCACACCGAGCAGCAGCTGCAGGTGCTGTTCACCGACGAGACGGCCGGGGTGACCACTCATCCGGCAGTCCGGTCGCTGGTGCTGGATGTCACCGACGCCGGTGGAGCGGTCCGTCTCGACTTCAACCGGGCGGTCAACCTGCCGTGCGCCTATACGCCGTACGCAACCTGCCCGCTGGCGCCGCTGGAGAACAGGTTGCCCATCGCGGTCACCGCGGGTGAGCTGGATCCCTCGCTCGACGAGGCGCGAATCGAGCAGCTCGCCGGATGAAGGTCATCGCCATCTCGCTGATCGTGCATGCGCCCGATCCGGTGACGGGAGAGCAGGTTTCGACGCATCAACGGTTCGCCCAGGTGGTTCGGGCCGCCGAGTTCTCCGAACTCATCGGCCTGGACGGCTTTGGTGTCGGCGAGCGGCACGAGCGACCGTTCATCTCCTCGGCACCGACCGTGGTGCTGTCGCACCTGGCGGCCCGTACCAAGCGGCTGCGACTGTTCACCGCGGTGACGACACTCAGCCTGCTCGACCCGGTCCGCGCCTACGAGGACTACGCGACGCTGGACCACCTGTCCGAAGGTCGGCTCGAGCTGATCATCGGCAAGGGGAACGGAAGTGCTCAACGGGACCTGTTCGCCGTCACCGAGGACGACCAGTGGGATCGCAATGCCGAGTCGTACGAGGTGTTCCGGTCACTCTGGCGGCAGGACAAGGTCACGGCCGACACGCGTTTCCGGCCCGCGTTGCGCGACGCCGAGGTCTGGCCACGGCCCTTCCAGCAGCCCGTCCGGGTGTGGCACGGGAGTGCGACGAGTCGGGCATCGGTCGATCTGGCGGCACGGTACGGCGAGCCGCTCTTCTCGGCGAACGTCACCAACCCGATCGAGCCGTATGCCGAACTCATCGATCACTACCGTGAACGGTGGGCCCACTACGGCCACGATCCGGCGGCGCTCACCGTGGTCGCGGGCAGTGCCGGGCTGTCGGTCTCGTCGACCTCCCAACGGGCACGCAGCAGATTCGCGCCGGCGTTCGCCGGGTACCTCGCCGCGCAACGCCGGTTGGGGGTCGAGCCCGTCTTCGCCACGATCGACGACTACATCGAGCGGAGCTCGGCGTTGATCGGTAGCCCGGCTCAGGTGCTGGACAAGATCCAGCGCTACCACGAACGGTTCGGGCACACGGTCCTGCACGTCGGCGCCGATGCACAGGGCATCTCCGAGGCCGCGCACCGCGAGAGCCTCGAGCTGTTCGCGGAAGCGGTTCTTCCGGCGCTGCGGACCGACATACCGGATCCTCCGGTGTGGGGTCCCGGGGAGCTCGTCGACGACGGCATCAGGGGTGGCGCGCCGGCGGGGGAGACGTTCCTCGCGACCGGCTGATCGCCGTCCGGGGGCGAGCCGTGGGGGGAGCGGCTCGGCCCCGGCGGCACCGTCGTACTGTGAGGGTTACGTGACCGCTGTCGCCCAACGGGCCGACGCGGTCGCCAGCACCCTTGCGATCCCGAATCGAGAAAGGCAACCACGATGACCGACACAATCACCGACGCTCTCTACACCTCGGAGGCCACGTCGAAGGGCGGCCGCGAAGGCACGGTCAAGAGTTCGGACGGCGTCATCGACCTGCCGCTCGGCAAGCCGGGCAGCCAGGCGAACCCGAAGGCCAACCCCGAGACCCTGTTCGCCGCCGGCTACTCGGCGTGCTTCGGTGGGGCGCTCGCCGTCGTGGCCGGCAAGGAGGGCCTCGACGTCAGCGAGTCGACCGTGACGGCCGACGTGACACTGGGCACCAACGACGGCGGCTTCCTCATCGCGGCGAAGCTGACCGCGAAGATCCCGGGAGTCGACGCCGCCAAGGCACAGGAGCTTGCCGACGCCGCCCACCAGGTCTGCCCCTACTCCAAGGCGACCCGCGGCAACATCGACGTCAC of Flexivirga oryzae contains these proteins:
- a CDS encoding DUF1684 domain-containing protein, translated to MTTDQHAGNVDAVDYESDWQRWHKERDAALASPHGFLAVTALHFLNAEPTRFPVVPGVWVSDARGLRVEIAPDETLELDGQPLVGEHDFGIIAERDGVTVSSGDLEIEVAKRGGFDILRPRDPANPRRTSFRRTPAYPADPAWVLDGFFSPFVEPRPTTVGAAVEGLEHVYDAVGEVTFVHRGRDLRLVAFPGHTEQQLQVLFTDETAGVTTHPAVRSLVLDVTDAGGAVRLDFNRAVNLPCAYTPYATCPLAPLENRLPIAVTAGELDPSLDEARIEQLAG
- a CDS encoding LLM class flavin-dependent oxidoreductase, with product MKVIAISLIVHAPDPVTGEQVSTHQRFAQVVRAAEFSELIGLDGFGVGERHERPFISSAPTVVLSHLAARTKRLRLFTAVTTLSLLDPVRAYEDYATLDHLSEGRLELIIGKGNGSAQRDLFAVTEDDQWDRNAESYEVFRSLWRQDKVTADTRFRPALRDAEVWPRPFQQPVRVWHGSATSRASVDLAARYGEPLFSANVTNPIEPYAELIDHYRERWAHYGHDPAALTVVAGSAGLSVSSTSQRARSRFAPAFAGYLAAQRRLGVEPVFATIDDYIERSSALIGSPAQVLDKIQRYHERFGHTVLHVGADAQGISEAAHRESLELFAEAVLPALRTDIPDPPVWGPGELVDDGIRGGAPAGETFLATG
- a CDS encoding organic hydroperoxide resistance protein, producing the protein MTDTITDALYTSEATSKGGREGTVKSSDGVIDLPLGKPGSQANPKANPETLFAAGYSACFGGALAVVAGKEGLDVSESTVTADVTLGTNDGGFLIAAKLTAKIPGVDAAKAQELADAAHQVCPYSKATRGNIDVTIVGEPA